One genomic region from Streptomyces venezuelae encodes:
- a CDS encoding response regulator transcription factor produces the protein MTRVLVVEDEESFSDALSYMLRKEGFEVAVAATGPDGLDEFERNGADLVLLDLMLPGLPGTEVCRQLRGRSNVPVIMVTAKDSEIDKVVGLEIGADDYVTKPFSSRELVARIRAVLRRRGEPEEVTPAALEAGPVRMDVDRHVVTVSGGKVDLPLKEFDLLEMLLRNAGRVLTRMQLIDRVWGADYVGDTKTLDVHVKRLRAKIEPDPGAPRYLVTVRGLGYKFEP, from the coding sequence GTGACCCGAGTGCTCGTCGTCGAGGATGAGGAATCCTTCAGCGACGCCCTGTCGTACATGCTCCGCAAGGAGGGCTTCGAGGTCGCCGTGGCGGCGACCGGGCCCGACGGCCTCGACGAGTTCGAGCGCAACGGAGCCGACCTCGTCCTCCTCGACCTGATGCTTCCGGGGCTGCCCGGTACCGAGGTGTGCCGCCAGCTGCGCGGCCGCTCGAACGTCCCGGTGATCATGGTGACCGCCAAGGACAGCGAGATCGACAAGGTCGTCGGCCTGGAAATAGGAGCCGACGACTACGTGACGAAGCCCTTCTCCTCGCGGGAGCTGGTCGCCCGCATCCGCGCGGTGCTCCGCCGCCGCGGCGAGCCGGAGGAGGTCACCCCGGCGGCCCTGGAGGCCGGCCCGGTCCGCATGGACGTCGACCGCCACGTGGTGACGGTCTCGGGCGGCAAGGTCGACCTGCCGCTGAAGGAGTTCGACCTCCTGGAGATGCTGCTGCGCAACGCGGGCCGCGTGCTGACCCGTATGCAGCTCATCGACCGGGTGTGGGGCGCGGACTACGTCGGCGACACGAAGACCCTCGACGTCCACGTGAAGCGCCTCCGCGCCAAGATCGAGCCGGACCCGGGAGCCCCGCGCTACCTGGTGACGGTCCGAGGCCTGGGCTACAAATTCGAGCCGTAG
- a CDS encoding GNAT family N-acetyltransferase, with protein MSTSEISTSQVSTSETSTSLRLERVTPENVDAALALRVHPHQERNVSPVVRSLAEAYAFGETAWPRLIFDGDELVGFLMAFLDIPWDEKKDPADRRSGLWRLNIAATGQGKGYGRFAVEAVRDELRRRGATQLYVTWEPGEDGPGEFYRRLGFRTTGELSGDQTVGVLDI; from the coding sequence ATGAGCACGTCAGAGATCAGCACGTCACAGGTCAGCACGTCAGAGACCAGCACGTCACTCCGCCTGGAGCGGGTCACCCCCGAGAACGTGGACGCCGCCCTCGCGCTGCGCGTCCACCCCCATCAGGAGCGCAACGTCTCCCCCGTCGTGCGCTCCCTCGCCGAGGCGTACGCCTTCGGGGAGACCGCCTGGCCCCGGCTGATCTTCGACGGGGACGAGCTCGTCGGCTTCCTCATGGCCTTCCTCGACATCCCGTGGGACGAGAAGAAGGACCCCGCCGACCGCCGCAGCGGCCTCTGGCGGCTCAACATCGCCGCCACGGGCCAGGGCAAGGGGTACGGGCGCTTCGCCGTCGAGGCGGTGCGCGACGAGCTCCGGAGGCGCGGCGCGACACAGCTGTACGTGACCTGGGAGCCCGGCGAGGACGGTCCCGGCGAGTTCTACCGCAGGCTCGGCTTCCGTACGACCGGCGAGCTCAGCGGCGATCAGACCGTCGGCGTCCTCGACATCTGA
- the phoU gene encoding phosphate signaling complex protein PhoU, translating to MRDAYHEELDSIGESLVEMARLVGSAIGRATTAMLDADLKLAESVIAADQKVDDLQHDLEARAIALLARQQPVATDLRIVVTSLRMSADLERSGDLAQHVAKLARLRFPDTAVPRDLHATILEMGQLAQRLMAKAAEVIITKDVDLALQLEQDDDEMDLLHRTLFQHLMDDRWRHGIETAVDVTLLGRYYERFADHAVSVAKRVVYLVTGEHADELQAADAPVEGA from the coding sequence ATGCGGGACGCGTACCACGAGGAACTGGATTCGATCGGCGAGAGCCTGGTCGAGATGGCTCGACTCGTCGGATCGGCGATCGGGCGCGCCACGACGGCGATGCTCGACGCGGACCTGAAGCTCGCGGAGAGCGTGATCGCGGCGGACCAGAAGGTCGACGACCTCCAGCACGACCTGGAGGCCCGGGCGATAGCGCTGCTCGCCCGGCAGCAGCCGGTGGCGACGGACCTGCGGATCGTGGTGACCTCGCTGCGGATGAGCGCGGACCTGGAGCGCTCGGGCGACCTGGCGCAGCACGTGGCGAAGCTGGCACGGCTGCGGTTCCCGGACACGGCGGTGCCGCGGGACCTGCACGCGACCATCCTGGAGATGGGGCAGCTGGCGCAGCGCCTGATGGCGAAGGCGGCGGAGGTCATCATCACGAAGGACGTCGACCTGGCGCTCCAGCTGGAGCAGGACGACGACGAGATGGACCTGCTGCACCGGACGCTCTTCCAGCACCTGATGGACGACCGCTGGAGGCACGGCATCGAGACGGCCGTGGACGTGACGCTGCTCGGCCGGTACTACGAGCGGTTCGCGGACCACGCGGTGTCGGTGGCCAAGCGCGTCGTGTACCTGGTGACGGGTGAGCACGCGGACGAGCTGCAGGCGGCGGACGCGCCGGTGGAGGGCGCGTAG
- a CDS encoding sensor histidine kinase: MDVNAAVAALAAIAGVCTGVIAMLAFRWSERDQARPTRTSLHTDAVLPPGVDTVLSVLRSSAVVLDDSDSVVKASSAAYALGLVRGGKLAVEPMLNMARDTRRDGEIRQVELDLARRGTGRGEALAVSARVAPLGSRLVLLLVEDLTEARRIEAVRRDFVANVSHELKTPTGALSLLSEAVMDASDDPEAVTRFAGRMQIEATRLTNLVQELIDLSRVQNDDPLEDSEPVSVDELVAEAIDRSRHTASTKQIAMISGGAADLRVWGSRGQLAAALGNLVENAVNYSPAHTRVGIAARKIAAPGGDLIEIAVTDQGIGIPDKDKERVFERFYRVDPARSRATGGTGLGLAIVKHVAASHGGEVTVWSTEGQGSTFTLRLPEAGSARDRRPVSSPTPDLMTEPLPSPEVLP, translated from the coding sequence ATGGACGTGAACGCGGCGGTCGCCGCATTGGCAGCGATCGCCGGCGTGTGCACCGGCGTGATCGCCATGCTGGCGTTCCGCTGGAGCGAGCGCGACCAGGCGCGACCCACCCGGACCTCCCTGCACACCGACGCCGTGCTCCCGCCCGGCGTCGACACCGTGCTGTCCGTACTGCGCTCGTCCGCGGTCGTCCTCGACGACAGCGACTCCGTGGTGAAGGCCAGCTCGGCGGCGTACGCCCTCGGCCTGGTCCGGGGCGGCAAACTGGCCGTGGAACCCATGCTCAACATGGCCCGCGACACCCGCCGCGACGGGGAGATACGACAGGTCGAGCTGGACCTGGCCCGGCGCGGCACCGGACGCGGCGAGGCCCTCGCCGTCTCCGCCCGCGTCGCCCCGCTGGGCTCGCGGCTCGTGCTGCTCCTGGTCGAGGACCTCACCGAGGCCCGGCGCATCGAGGCGGTACGGCGCGACTTCGTCGCCAACGTGAGCCATGAGCTCAAGACGCCCACGGGCGCGCTCTCCCTGCTCTCCGAGGCGGTCATGGACGCCTCGGACGACCCCGAGGCGGTCACCCGCTTCGCCGGCCGCATGCAGATCGAGGCGACCCGCCTCACCAACCTCGTACAGGAGCTCATCGACCTCTCCCGCGTGCAGAACGACGACCCGCTGGAGGACTCCGAGCCGGTGTCCGTGGACGAACTCGTCGCCGAGGCGATCGACCGCTCCCGGCACACCGCCTCCACCAAGCAGATCGCCATGATCTCCGGCGGCGCCGCCGACCTGCGCGTCTGGGGGAGCCGCGGCCAGCTCGCCGCCGCCCTCGGCAACCTCGTCGAGAACGCGGTCAACTACTCACCGGCCCACACCCGCGTCGGCATCGCGGCACGCAAGATCGCCGCGCCCGGCGGCGACCTGATCGAGATAGCCGTCACCGACCAGGGCATCGGCATCCCCGACAAGGACAAGGAGCGCGTCTTCGAGCGCTTCTACCGAGTCGACCCGGCCCGCTCCCGTGCCACCGGCGGTACGGGGCTCGGCCTCGCCATCGTCAAGCACGTGGCCGCCTCGCACGGCGGCGAGGTCACCGTATGGAGCACCGAGGGTCAGGGCTCCACCTTCACCCTGCGGCTGCCCGAGGCGGGCTCCGCACGGGACCGCCGGCCCGTCTCTTCTCCCACCCCAGATCTCATGACCGAACCGCTTCCCTCCCCGGAGGTCCTTCCGTGA
- a CDS encoding DUF461 domain-containing protein — protein sequence MSRSLRRGALAATAIVFSIAALSACGAGNDAQTLGVKPDNAAVTVDDVKIQNALVITQPHQGVKGPAVVSATVFNNGRTPQTIDAITLPGTSATVKLTAAAGATGPITVPPLGSVVIGGEGNATAVIENGTEATRNGDAQKVVFKLSKTGQVGLDAFVVPATSYFKDYGPSIVPAPPGSSPTASAPAEGEHGGEHGAEPSGEATTAGH from the coding sequence GTGAGCCGCAGCCTTCGACGCGGCGCCCTCGCCGCCACTGCCATCGTGTTCTCGATCGCCGCGCTGTCCGCCTGTGGTGCGGGCAACGACGCGCAGACGCTCGGCGTCAAGCCTGACAACGCGGCCGTCACCGTGGACGACGTCAAGATCCAGAACGCGCTCGTCATCACCCAGCCCCACCAAGGAGTGAAGGGCCCGGCCGTCGTCTCGGCGACCGTCTTCAACAACGGCCGCACGCCGCAGACCATCGACGCGATCACCCTGCCGGGTACGAGCGCGACGGTGAAGCTGACGGCCGCCGCCGGCGCCACCGGTCCGATCACCGTGCCGCCGCTCGGCTCCGTCGTGATCGGCGGCGAGGGCAACGCCACCGCCGTCATCGAGAACGGCACCGAGGCGACCCGGAACGGCGACGCGCAGAAGGTCGTCTTCAAGCTGAGCAAGACCGGCCAGGTCGGCCTGGACGCCTTCGTCGTCCCGGCGACGAGCTACTTCAAGGACTACGGCCCGTCGATCGTCCCGGCTCCCCCGGGCTCCTCCCCGACCGCCTCGGCCCCCGCAGAGGGCGAGCACGGCGGCGAGCACGGCGCCGAGCCCTCGGGCGAGGCCACGACCGCCGGTCACTGA